The stretch of DNA GATTTTTCCGTTGGTACCGGAATTGTTGATGCTCCCTCAAGAGAGCCTTAAAGGAGAATTCCACAACGGATTGACAACATCAGGGTATTCACGCTTCGACATCCGTTGACTTCACCTGTGGTCTAGGCCAGGCTCCCGGCATCTGGTCTGTACCACTGCGCAGACCTTGCCTGCCTGCAATGACGGAGGTTCGCGTGAGGCGTCAGCTTCTGGCCGCGATCGGTGTGACGGCGCTACTGGTGTCCCTGGCGGGGTGCGGCTCGGCCGCCGCCCCGGCCAAGGGAGCCCCCTCGGAGGACCCGAAGGGGGCCACCGGGACGGTCACGGTCTGGCTGATGCCGGAGGCCCAGGCCAACTGGCCCGAGCTGGTGCAGCAGGTCAACGACCAGTTCGCCGCCAAGTACCCCAAGGTCGAGCTCAGGCTCGACTACCAGACCTGGGGCGAGAAGATCGACAGGCTGGACGCCGCGCTCAAGGCCGGCAACGCCCCCGACGTGGTCGAGCTCGGCAACACCGAGACGATGAAGTACGTGCTCAACGGGTCGCTGCTGGCGGTGGACCGGTCCACCTTCGACAACTCCGACAGCTGGATCAAGGGCCTGGCCAACACCTGCACCTACCAGGACAAGCTGTTCTGCGTGCCGTACTACGCGGGCGCCCGGGTGGGCATCTACAACGCCACGATGTTCCAGGAGGCCACCGGCAGCGCCGACTTCCCCGCCACCGAGGACGGCCTGCGGGCGGCCCTGGACAAGCTGACGGCCAAGCACAAGGGCGACAAGTCCTTCTCCCCGCTCTACCTGCCCGGCCCGTACTGGTACGCCGCGATGTCCTACGTCTCGGCCACCGGCGGGGCGATCGCCCGGTTCGACAGCGCCGGCCAGTGGCACGGGGCCCTCAACGAGCAGAAGTCCCAGGACGGGCTCCAGCACTTCGTCGACCTGGTCAAGGCCTACAACCACGGCGACCTGACCGCGAACGAGGCCAACCAGGCCCAGGTGCTCGGCAAGTCCAAGGCCGCGATGCTCTACGGCAACAGCTGGGAGGCGGCCGGCGCGATCGCCCCGGTCGGCGGCGACCCGAAGCTCTCCGGCTCGCTCAAGGTGGCCGGCATGCCCGGGCCCGGCAACAAGCCGCTGCCCTCCTTCATCGGCGGCTCCGACCTCGCGGTGACGGCCAAGTCGCCCGCCGCCAAGCTCGCGGCCGACTGGATCCGGATGTTCACCAGCACCAGGTCCGAGCAGGTGCTGGCCGACAAGGACACCCTGCCGAACAACATCACCCAGCTGGCCCCGCTCCGGGCCAAGCCCGCCACCGCGGCCGCGGCCAACGCGGCCGCCGACGCCTGGTTCACCCCGTTGGCCCCCGGCTGGGGAGCGGTGGAGAAGCAGAACGTGCTGGTCGACATGTTGAACGACATCTTCAAGGGCGCCTCGGTGGACGCCGCCACCAAGGCGGCCGACGCCCGGATCGACCAGCTGATCAACAACCCCTCCTGACCACGTCAGTGCCGCCGGCCCGGGCCCACGGAACTGGCTCGGGCCTGCGGCGCCCCGTAGGATCGACGCTGTACCACCGCAGCGAGTGTGCGGACTCGCCGCCGTAGAGGTCCCTCCGCCGGGCAGCCGCCCGGGGAGGGTACGGACCCATCTCATCGGAGGCTCATCAGATGTCCGACACGCAGGCTCAATCTCCCTTCGGGGCCACCCCCGTTCCCGGCCGCATCATGGCGGCGGAGATGGCCGAGCAGCCGGCCGTCCTCCAGCGCATCCTCGACGAGGGCGCGCCCAAGATCCGCGAGATCGCGGCCGAGATCGCCGCCCGCAACCCCCGGTTCGTGCTGCTGACCGCCCGCGGCACCTCCGACAACGCCGCGCTGTACGCCAAGTACCTGGTCGAGGTGCTGCTGGGCAAGCCGGCCGGCCTGACCTCGATGTCCACCACCACCGCCTACGGCGCCAAGCCGGACCTCACCGACTGCCTGGTCATCACCGTCAGCCAGTCCGGCGGCTCGCCCGACCTGGTGGCCTCCACCAAGGCCGCCCGCGAGGCCGGTGCGATCACCCTGGCGGTGACCAACAACGCCGGCTCGCCGCTGGCCGAGGTCTCCGAGTTCCACATCGACGTGCTGGCGGGCCCGGAGAAGGCGCTGCCGGCCACCAAGACCTACACCGCCGAGCTGCTCGCCCTCTACCTGCTGGTCGAGGGCCTGCGTGGCGGCGACGGCTCCGCCGCCAAGGCGCTGCCCGAGCTGGCCGCCGGCATCCTGGCCCGCCAGGCCGAGGTCAAGGCGCTGGCCGAGCGGTACCGCTTCGCGCAGCGCCTGGTGCTCACCTCGCGCGGCTACGGCTACCCGACGGCCCGCGAGGCCGCGCTGAAGCTCATGGAGACCACCTACATCCCGGCCTCCCCGTTCTCCGGCGCCGACCTGCTGCACGGCCCGCTGGCCATGGTCGACAACGTCTCCCCGGTCATCGCGATCGTGCCCGACGGCAAGGGCGGCGAGGCCCTCCAGCCCGTCCTGGACCGCCTGCGCGGCCGGGGCGCCGACCTCGTGGTGATCGGCCAGCAGGAGCAGGTCGACGCCGCCTCGGCCGGCTTCGCCCTCCCGGCCGGCGTCCCCGAGGAGGTCCAGCCGATCCTGGAGATCCTCCCGCTCCAGCAGCTCGCCTACGAGGTCACCATCGCCCGCGGCCAGGACCCGGACGCCCCGCGCGCCCTCGCCAAGGTCACCGAGACGCACTGACCTGCCGCCGGTACGACTGAGGCCCCGTCCGTTCGGATGGGGCCTCAGTCGTACCGGCGGGTGGGCCGGAAAACACTACGGGCCACGGCGCCGACACAGGACCCTCAACCTGTGCGGCACCGCAGCCCGGAGCTGTCGTCGGGCGCCGTGGTGGCCGGGAGCTGTGCGGGGCTACCGGTCTTCGGGCGACCGACCGAGGAGCGGCCTCGCGCGGTCAGGGCAGTTGCGCGGGGGGCCTCTCCTTGGTGCACTTTCATTGTGGACTAGACCAATCTGGATGTCCAGGGCTGCCCGCGGATTGGTCTGGACAACTCCGTGGACGCACCTCCTGGCGGCCCCTGGCCTCGCCGGGGGCTACGCTCGGGCTGTGCCCTCGCTGAACGATCTCGTCCGCCGCCACACCACCCTCACCGGTGCCGACGTGGAGTGGCTCCACCTGCTGGTCTCGGAGTGGCAGCTGCTCTCCGACCTCTCCTTCGCCGACCTGGTGCTCTGGATCCCCACCTGGGACGGCATCCGGTACGTCTCGGTGGCCCAGATGCGGCCCAACACCGGCCCCACCTCGTACCAGGACGACATGGTCGGCCACCTGGTGCCCCGGGGTCGCCGGCCGCTGCTCGACGCGGCCTTCGACGAGGGGCGGATCGTCCGCGAGGGCGACCCGGAGTGGCGCGAGGAGGTGCCGGTGCGGGTGGAGTCGATCCCCGTCCGGCGCGAGGGCAAGGTGCTCGGGGTGATCGCCCGGAACACCAATCTGCTGACCGTCCGCACACCCAGCCGGCTGGAGCTCACCTACCTGCAGAGCGCCTCCGACCTGGCCCAGATGATCGCGGCCGGCACCTTCCCCTACCCGGGCGCCGAGCAGACCGACATGGACGCCGCCCCCCGGGTCGGCGACGGCCTGATCCGGCTGGACGCCGACGGGATCGTCACCTACGCGAGCCCCAACGCGCTCTCCGCCTACCACCGCCTGGGCCTCACCACGGACCTGGTGGGCAGTCATCTGGGCCGCACCACGGCCGAGTTGGCGCCCCCGTCGCGCGGGGCGGTGCACGAGGCACTGGTGAAGCTGGCCAGCGGCTGGGCGCCGCGGCAGACCGAGGTGGAGGCCCAGGGCGGGGTGGTGACCCTGCGGGCCATCCCGCTCAAGCCCAAGGGCACGCTGACCGGCTCGCTGGTGCTGGCCCGGGACGTCACCGAGCTGCGCCGGCGCGACCGGGAGCTGATGACCAAGGACGCGACCATCCGGGAGATCCACCACCGGGTGAAGAACAACCTCCAGACGGTGGCCGCGCTGCTGCGGCTGCAGTCCCGCCGGATGGACTCGGAGGCCGGCCGGGCCGCGCTGGACGAGGCGGTGCGCCGGGTCGGCTCGATCGCCATCGTGCACGAGACGCTCTCGCAGACCCTGGACGAGCAGGTCGCCTTCGACGAGATCGCCGACCGGGTGCTGGCCATGGTCATGGAGCTCTCCCAGGACGGCCGGGTGGCCACCAAGCGCACCGGCAGCTTCGGCATCCTGGCCGCCGAGGTGGCCACCCCGCTGGCGATGGTGCTCACCGAGCTGCTGCAGAACGCGCTGGAGCACGCGTTCGGCCCGAAGGCCGGCGGCCACCTGGAGGTCAGCGCGCTGCGCGGGCGGGCCCCGGCGCGGGGGACGGGCTGGTCGGAGAGCTGGAACGGCGGGGCCAAGCCGGAGGAGTACCTGCTGATCACCGTGCAGGACGACGGCCAGGGCATGCCGGAGGGCTTCGACCCGCAGCAGGCGGGCAATCTCGGGCTGCAGATCGTCCGCACCCTGGCCACCAACGAGCTCGGCGGCACCTTCGACATGGTGGCCGCGCCGGGCGGCGGGACGAAGGTGGTGCTGGAGATCCCCGTGCGGTAACCGCAGTGCGGGGGAGGGGAGTTGAGGGCCCGCGCGGGCAGGCCCGGAGAGCGAAACGAGGCCCTGCCGACCGGGGGGGGTGGGTCGGCAGGGCCTCTCAACCCGTTCCGGCCGTCGGGGGGAGTCGGCCGGAACGGGGGCTCGTGGTGGTGCTGTGACGCCCGGTGCGTTGCACACGGTGAGCGCCCTAGGTCCACAATATTGCTCTAAGTGAACAGTATCAAGTGCCAGGGCCGCTCGGCGTCGCACGATCTCGCCCGACTGTGGGACGGGGCGTGATCCGCGCTGCGGAAGGCTTCGGCCGAAGGAGCGGCGAAGCCCTTGATCATGAGTTGATCGGGTCGTGCGGTGTGCCGTGAAGGCAGCGGGTCAGGCGGTGCGGGCGCGGTTGCGGGCAGCGCGGCGCTTCATCGCACGACGCTCGTCCTCGCTCATGCCGCCCCAGACGCCGGCGTCCTGGCCGGTCTCGAGTGCCCACTGCAGGCACTGCTCCATGACGGGGCAGCGGCGGCACACGGCCTTGGCTTCCTCGATCTGCAGCAGAGCAGGGCCGGTGTTCCCGATCGGGAAGAACAGCTCCGGGTCCTCTTCGCGGCAGACAGCGCGGTGGCGCCAGTCCATGTTCGTCCAACTCCTCCGGTCGGTAGGGCTGTGGCCCCGGCCGACGCAATCGTGGTGGCTTGTGAATGTGAACGCTTTCACGAATCCCGCAACAGCAAAAGGGACCAAAGGCCTGATCAGGCCGGGGTGGTCTGTGCTGGGGTGGGGTTCGGGCTATCAAGGGACTCCGTGCTGCGACGTGTCCCGATCGCCATGTAGAGGTTCGCAAACCTCGGGCTCGGATACAACCCCCTTCGGTGAGGAATTTTTGATTCTTCGGTGTCGCATAGCTCACAGCCCGTACTTCTTAGGGGTGAAGGGGGCTTGTGCGTTCGAGAAGAAGGGTCGAGCCCCCTTCTGGTCACACAATCACACGCAGTGCCCGCCGAACGCCTGTGAAACTGACGCGACTCCTGTCTCCAAGGTGGTCCCCGTCGACCTGAAATGGGGCCGGTTCCTCTGAAACCAAGGTGAAGTGTCGGACGTCGTGATAGGAGACGACGTGCTTGCCCCTTGGGCCGACCGGCCGCTCGGCCGTGTCCGCAGGCGTGTGCGAGCGCAGAATCTGACGGACCGTTCGAGCCGTGCCGAACGCGGTCATTCGAGTGATGCCGAAGACGTCGAGGTCCTTCTCGAAGGAGGCGCCCGGCGAAGGGAGCACCGGACGGTTGCCGAGATACGTCCACGGAGAGGTGTTGGAAACTATGGTCATCACCAGACCGGGCACGGGTTCTTGCCCGTTCAGCTCAAGGGTGATCGGACCCGAACGACGGTGTTCACGCTCCGTGACGTAGTGCCGGAGCGCCTGGTTGACGTACAGGGCGTGAGTTGACTTCCGCCCGGCCTTGCGCTGCTCCTCGACCCGGCCGACCACGCCGGCGTCGAAGCCGAGCCCCGCGGTGAAGGTGAACCAGCGGTCCGGCACGCCCTCGGTCATCGCCTTGCCCAGGCTGATCGCCCGCTCGCGGCGGTGCTCCAGCGCGTCGAGCAGTGCCCCGGTCGCCTCCACGGGGTCGTTCGGCAGGCCCAGCGCGCGGGCGAAGACGTTGGTGGAGCCGCCCGGGACCACCGCCAGGCGGGGCAGCCGGTCGGCCGGCCCATGGGCCAGGAGGCCGTTCACGACCTCGTTGACGGTGCCGTCGCCCCCGAGGGCCACCACCAGGTCCACCGTGCCGTCCTCGGCCGCCGAGCGCGCCAGATCCCGGGCGTGGCCCCGGTACTCGGTGTGCGCGACCTCCAGCTTCAGGTCGCTGCGCAGAGCGTGGGTCAGGACGTCGCGGGTCCGTCCGCTGGTGGTGGTCGCCTTCGGGTTCACGACCAGGAGAGCGCGCATGGCGCTCAGCCTACGGGGCGCCGCGCCGCGATCGGACGTGCCCGCCCCGTCCGAGCGCCGGGCGGGCGGCGACGTACCCTGCTGGGGTGACCACGGAGACCAGCACCCCCGCCAAGCCCACCCCCCTGATCGTCGGTGCCGCGATCACCCTGCTGGAGGGCGCCGCCCTCGCCGGGTGGGGCGTCTACGACCTGGTCAGCGGCCTGACCGGCCCCTCGGCCGACCTCGGCCGCAGCGAGTTCGGCGGGGTGATCCTGCTGGTGATGGGCCTGCTGCCGCTGCTCGCCGGCCGGGCCCTGCTGCGCGGCCGCCGCTGGGGCCGGAGCCCGGCCGTGCTGACCAACTCGCTCTGCCTGCCGGTGGCGTACTTCATGTGGCCGGTGCAGCCGGCCGGGGCGGTGGCCGTCGCGGTGCTCGGCCTCGCGGGGATCGTCCTGCTGCTCAACCCGAAGGTGACGCACACCCTCTACGGGTGAGTGGCACTACCCAGGGGCGCGGGGAACTGGGTGGTTTCTAGCGGTCGTTGCAACACGTGGTTGGTTGTCTAGGCCGTGTGGAGTTTATGCAGGCGCTCGGCTGGGGTGTCCCAGTCGAGCGTTTTGCGTGGGCGGCCGTTGAGTTGGGCGGCGACGGCGGCCAGGTGTTCGGGGCTGTGGACGGACAGGTCGGTGCCCTTGGGGAAGTACTGGCGGAGCAGGCCGTTGGTGTTCTCGTTGGAGCCGCGCTGCCAGGGGCTGGCGGGGTCGCAGAAGTAGACCGGGACGTCGGTGGCGATCGTGAAGTCGGCGTGCCGGGCCATCTCGGCGCCCTGGTCCCAGGCCAGGGACCGCCTGAGGTGGGCGGGCAGGGTCTGGACGGTCGCCACGAGGGCGTCGCGGACCTGTTCGGCGCCGCGGCCGGCCGGGAGGTGCAGGAGCATGACGTAGCGGGTGGCGCGCTCGACCAGGGTGCCGATCGCCGAGGCGCCGTCCTTGCCGATGATCAGGTCGCCCTCCCAGTGGCCGGGGACGGCCCGGTCGTCCGCCTCCGCGGGGCGTTCGCTGATCATGACCATGGGGTGGGCGAAGCGGGGGCGGCGGGTGGCGGCCTGCCGGTGCGGGATCCGCCGGGCCCGGCCGGTGCGCAGGGCGGCGGCGACCTCGCGGCGCAACTCGCCCCGGCCCTGGAGGTAGAGGGTCTGGTAGACGGTTTCGACAGCCACGTGCATCTCCGGCCGGTCGGGGAAGGTTTCCCGTAGAGCCTGGCAGATCTGCTCCGGGCTCCACCTCAGGTCCAGGAGGTGCTGGATGAAGTCCCGCAGCTCGGGAGTCTGCCCGATCTTGCGCGGTTTGGGGCGGGGCCGGCGGGCGTTCGCGCGGGCCTGGGCCGCGTGCGGGCGGTAGGCGCCGCTGACCGGGTGGGCGTTGCGGGTGATCTCCCGGCTGACGGTGGACGGGCTGCGGCCGAGTTCCGCGGCGATTGCCCGGACGGTGGCCTTCTCCCGCAGCCGGTCGGCGATGTGGATCCGTTCCGCCTCGGTCAGGAACCGTGACCGCCCTGCCGGCCCGGTCGGCGGCGCCGGCTTCCCGTCGAGGTCGAGGGGAGCCGGCGCCGTGCGCTGGGTGCCGGTCGGCTTGCGCCCGTTACGCCACTTCTGGCCGGTCCTGCGGTCGACGCCGACGATCCGGCATGCCTCGGTGTTGCTCACGCCCTGCTGCACGAGCCGGGAGTATGCCGCCCGCTCCCGCAGCAGCTTCCGCCGACCCTGCGGTCTGCGGTTGCCACGGATCTCGAAGTCCATCGCATCCCCTGAACTGGGGTGTTGCAACGACTCCTAGAACCCAAGCTGCGCGAGCTCGGAAGGCGCGGACCTCTGCCCTGCCGACTTCGCGCAGTTCCCCGCGCCCCTGGTGGTTACTCTTCGACCAAGAGCTTCTCGCGCAGCTGCGCGAGGGTCCGGGCCAGCAGCCTGGACACGTGCATCTGGGAGATGCCGACCTCGGTGGCGATCTGCGACTGGGTCATGTTCCGGAAGAACCGCAGGACGAGGATCTTCTGCTCCCGGGGCGGGAGTTGGGCGAGCAGCGGCTTGAGCGACTCGCGGTACTCGACGCCCTCCAGGGCCTCGTCGGTGGCGCCCAGGGTGTCCGCCACGGCGGGCGATTCGTCGTCGCTGTCCGGCACGTCCAGGGAGAGGGTGGAGTAGGCGTTGGCCGACTCCAGGCCCTCCAGCACGTCCTCCTCGGAGA from Kitasatospora sp. MMS16-BH015 encodes:
- a CDS encoding extracellular solute-binding protein; translation: MRRQLLAAIGVTALLVSLAGCGSAAAPAKGAPSEDPKGATGTVTVWLMPEAQANWPELVQQVNDQFAAKYPKVELRLDYQTWGEKIDRLDAALKAGNAPDVVELGNTETMKYVLNGSLLAVDRSTFDNSDSWIKGLANTCTYQDKLFCVPYYAGARVGIYNATMFQEATGSADFPATEDGLRAALDKLTAKHKGDKSFSPLYLPGPYWYAAMSYVSATGGAIARFDSAGQWHGALNEQKSQDGLQHFVDLVKAYNHGDLTANEANQAQVLGKSKAAMLYGNSWEAAGAIAPVGGDPKLSGSLKVAGMPGPGNKPLPSFIGGSDLAVTAKSPAAKLAADWIRMFTSTRSEQVLADKDTLPNNITQLAPLRAKPATAAAANAAADAWFTPLAPGWGAVEKQNVLVDMLNDIFKGASVDAATKAADARIDQLINNPS
- a CDS encoding SIS domain-containing protein, which translates into the protein MSDTQAQSPFGATPVPGRIMAAEMAEQPAVLQRILDEGAPKIREIAAEIAARNPRFVLLTARGTSDNAALYAKYLVEVLLGKPAGLTSMSTTTAYGAKPDLTDCLVITVSQSGGSPDLVASTKAAREAGAITLAVTNNAGSPLAEVSEFHIDVLAGPEKALPATKTYTAELLALYLLVEGLRGGDGSAAKALPELAAGILARQAEVKALAERYRFAQRLVLTSRGYGYPTAREAALKLMETTYIPASPFSGADLLHGPLAMVDNVSPVIAIVPDGKGGEALQPVLDRLRGRGADLVVIGQQEQVDAASAGFALPAGVPEEVQPILEILPLQQLAYEVTIARGQDPDAPRALAKVTETH
- a CDS encoding sensor histidine kinase, giving the protein MPSLNDLVRRHTTLTGADVEWLHLLVSEWQLLSDLSFADLVLWIPTWDGIRYVSVAQMRPNTGPTSYQDDMVGHLVPRGRRPLLDAAFDEGRIVREGDPEWREEVPVRVESIPVRREGKVLGVIARNTNLLTVRTPSRLELTYLQSASDLAQMIAAGTFPYPGAEQTDMDAAPRVGDGLIRLDADGIVTYASPNALSAYHRLGLTTDLVGSHLGRTTAELAPPSRGAVHEALVKLASGWAPRQTEVEAQGGVVTLRAIPLKPKGTLTGSLVLARDVTELRRRDRELMTKDATIREIHHRVKNNLQTVAALLRLQSRRMDSEAGRAALDEAVRRVGSIAIVHETLSQTLDEQVAFDEIADRVLAMVMELSQDGRVATKRTGSFGILAAEVATPLAMVLTELLQNALEHAFGPKAGGHLEVSALRGRAPARGTGWSESWNGGAKPEEYLLITVQDDGQGMPEGFDPQQAGNLGLQIVRTLATNELGGTFDMVAAPGGGTKVVLEIPVR
- a CDS encoding WhiB family transcriptional regulator, which produces MDWRHRAVCREEDPELFFPIGNTGPALLQIEEAKAVCRRCPVMEQCLQWALETGQDAGVWGGMSEDERRAMKRRAARNRARTA
- a CDS encoding diacylglycerol kinase family protein, which produces MRALLVVNPKATTTSGRTRDVLTHALRSDLKLEVAHTEYRGHARDLARSAAEDGTVDLVVALGGDGTVNEVVNGLLAHGPADRLPRLAVVPGGSTNVFARALGLPNDPVEATGALLDALEHRRERAISLGKAMTEGVPDRWFTFTAGLGFDAGVVGRVEEQRKAGRKSTHALYVNQALRHYVTEREHRRSGPITLELNGQEPVPGLVMTIVSNTSPWTYLGNRPVLPSPGASFEKDLDVFGITRMTAFGTARTVRQILRSHTPADTAERPVGPRGKHVVSYHDVRHFTLVSEEPAPFQVDGDHLGDRSRVSFTGVRRALRVIV
- a CDS encoding IS30 family transposase, with product MSNTEACRIVGVDRRTGQKWRNGRKPTGTQRTAPAPLDLDGKPAPPTGPAGRSRFLTEAERIHIADRLREKATVRAIAAELGRSPSTVSREITRNAHPVSGAYRPHAAQARANARRPRPKPRKIGQTPELRDFIQHLLDLRWSPEQICQALRETFPDRPEMHVAVETVYQTLYLQGRGELRREVAAALRTGRARRIPHRQAATRRPRFAHPMVMISERPAEADDRAVPGHWEGDLIIGKDGASAIGTLVERATRYVMLLHLPAGRGAEQVRDALVATVQTLPAHLRRSLAWDQGAEMARHADFTIATDVPVYFCDPASPWQRGSNENTNGLLRQYFPKGTDLSVHSPEHLAAVAAQLNGRPRKTLDWDTPAERLHKLHTA